The Rhodococcus opacus B4 genome contains the following window.
CTCGGTCGGCGTTCGGCTTGCGCGGTTCAGTCGTTCTCGGCCACCGGTTCGAGATCAAATATGTGGCGCAACGCGCAAGTTCCTCGTTACCTTTTGGGAATGCCACCCCGCTACCACGTCACCTCGGTGTTGAACCGTGCATCCATTCTCCGATACGGGTTGGATTACAGTCGGATGGGTGCTGCTCGCGGCATTGCAGGAAGCTATGGCCCCGAGCAGAAGGGCTGCTTCCTCGCTGCCGGCGAGTGGGAACGCGACTGGTTCGTGCGGATGAACAACACGGGCGGAGCAGTGGACGTATGGGAGGTCCACGGCATCGATGATGGCGACCTGGTCGAGTCTCCCGAGGGTTACTACTTCTTCCCCGGCGTAATCGCCGCCGCCGAATTGCGGTTGGTGCAACGCGACCTACCACCGGCCCAGAATCACTGATCGGCGGCTTGGGAAATCAGCAGGATCAGGGACCGCCGGATCTGTCCGCAAGCGGATCGTTGACCGGTCATCGATGTGGTCCGCTGGGCGGGTTCGCGGTCATCGGTTGATCGCGACGTCGGCCGCGTCACCACCCTCGGAGTAACTATGGCGCGGGCGGCCTACCGGCAGCCGCTCGTGGTCGGCGGTCTGCACTTCCTCGCCTTCCGGGGGTGGGCGGGATCCGATCAGCGATATCACTGTCCCCCGCCGATACTTGGATATTGGGCGGTGATCGAACGAGGCGTCAACCGTTTCTGGTCGGAGCCGTCGGGATTCATCGAGGCGAGCTCTGCACTGTTCGAGGTGGATATATCGACAACCAGCTCACCCGACTGCGTCGTTGCTCTGGTGTAGAGGATGCGTGAGCCGTCGGGGGTGAACTGCGGATGCACCGCGTACGTGTCGGTCAGCCGGGTGATCTCTCCACCGCCGGCGGGCATCGAGTAGATCTCGGAGCCGTGGTTGCCGCCGCGGTTGCTCGAGAAAACCAGCGTGGAACCGTCGGGTGAGTACGCGGGGTCCGAGTTCCAGAACTGGTCCCGCAGAAGCACCTTCGATTCTCCGCCCGTCGTTGGCACCTCGACAATGTATCCGTCGGCGGTGAAGACCACCCGTGACCCGTCCGGCGAGAACGTCGCCACGGATCCGGACTCAGCCGGAGCGATGACGCGCAGGTCGGAACCGTCGGTATTCATGATGCTGATACTGCCGTCGCTTTTCGAGAATGCGATAGAGGACCCGTCCGGCGAGAAGACAGGCTGATAGCCGTCCTCGTGAACAGTCCTGACGTCACCCGATTCGAGATCCACGACCTCGATGAACCTGCCTCCGCGGGTGTAGGCCAACTGCGCGCCGTCCGGTGACAGCGCGGCGTTGTTTCCCCACCGGCCATCGGACATGTCGTCAGCCACGGTCGGGGTGACCTGCCGTAGGCCGCTGCCGTCTACGTTGGCCACGAAGACCTGACCCCATCCGTCGTCGAAGGACACGATCACCGGGGTCGGCGCCGGTGGCGAGTCGTCCGCGCACCCCGTGAGGACGACGGATGCGGCGACGAGAACGGGCAACAACCGCGAGAGCCGCATCAGATGATCATCGCACGGGACCAACCCCCTGACGGGCACGCACGCGACACAGAACAGGGCGGCGGGCCAGATGTCGTCGGATCAGATGCACTCGGCGCGGTTCGCCACCTCGACGAACTGCGACCAGTACGGAACCCGCTGGCGGAACGTCCACTTCTCACGCGGCAACGCCCCGACCTTCAGCTCGTTTCGCAGGTACTCGACAAGATCCGGGCCGTAGTAGATGACATCAGTCTGATACACCGAGAAGACCGGGCACCCCGGCGGTGCCGGTGCTGCCGGTAGATATCGATGTCCGTAGATCGGCACCAGCACGGGCCACTTTGCGAGATTCTTGCGAGCCGTCCGCTCGATCTCGACTGCTTCGGTCGGACGTGGGCCCCACGACGCAGGCCAGAAGGGGACGGGCTGGTGGAGCACGTCCCACACGAAGCTTTCGACCGGCCAGCCCAGCATGCGCTGCAGCTCAGCGTCGTCGCCGTCACGCCAGTCCGGCCACCTTTCCCCGAGGGGCAACGCAGTCTTCAACAGATCTAGATGATCACAGGCGAAATCAACCCCGAAACGAGCATGGACAGAATCAATCTCGGAATCGGTGAGTCCAGCAGCCAATGTCACGCCTGCCTCTCGGAGCACCGATACTGCGGCATCGCCGACCGCGCCCATGAGATGAGTGTGTCACCAAGTGACAGCATGGGCGAGATAATTTCGCTGACGTGGACGGCACCGTGCGGACGCCGGCGTTCGTCGCTGACCGGTCACCGATCCGTTATCGGTTCCCTTTGGTTACGTGCGGAGTGTGACGATCCGCGTGGCGTGACGATCGGGTTGTGTCCATCGACGCCCGGCCAGTGGCGTCGGAATGTCGGTGGCATTGTGGGGCAGGATCTCGATGTCGTAGTGACCGATTGAAGGGCATCCCAGGTTCTTCCATGCGGTGAGGTGGCCGGCGAGTTCACGCACCGCGGGACTATCGGGTCCGGTGGTGGCCATGAGGCGTCCCCAGGAGACGAGGACGATGTTGCCGTGCTGGTCCGCGATGCCACAACCGGCATGGATCTGCGGGGTGGGCCCGGCGGTTTTGACCGTAATGCGCTTGAGGTGCGGCGCTTGGAGTGCGAGGAAGAAGTCGACGGCCCACCCCTGGCTGGGGTGACACCCGAGACCGGTGTCGAGCAGGTGTTGCTCCTCGGTCAACTGCACGCGGTGCTCGGCGCCACGTGGCCGATGAAGAGTGTCCCCGTCGGCGAGCATGAAGTTCGCCGCGGCGGTGAAAGCCCCATACCAGTGGCCCGGCTCGGTTCCTTTCCGGAGTCGACACAGGGGATGCGCTTCGCCGTGACGCAGCGGCACAACAGCGACACCGTCCTCCGTGAGGCAGTCCCACCACTGCGACGGCACGGTCGCACACCCCACGGTCGCGATCAACCGGTCGAAGACCCCGCGCAGTATTTCCTCGGCGGCACCGCCGTCGCCCGCACGGACCTGCACGTTGGTGATGCCGCCGGTCTCGAGCGCGGCTGCGGCCCGCGCGGCTATCTCGGGTTTCGAGTCGATAGTCACGACGCTTCCGGCGTCGGTGACCAGGTGCGCGAGCAGGGCGGCGTTGTATCCCGTCGCCGTGCCGATCTCGAGGACACGATCGCCGGGTGCAACGGACAGGGCGTGGAGCATCAGCAGCATCAGGGAGGGCGTCGTCGACGAGCTCGACGGCATCCCGTTCTCGGCGGTCAGGGTGGCTAGTGCCTGGTCTCTGTAGATGGCGGCGGCCGCCCCGGCTGAAAGGGGTTGGGAGGCATCGATCCAGTCCGGCTTTCCCGGCATTCGAAAGCGATCGAGATACGCCGCTCGGTCCACGGACCTGAACGCTTCGACAATTCGTGCATCGAGTCCCGGGAGGGAACCGAGGACATCGCGCACAAACGAGGCGCGAACTTCCGCTGTGCCGTTCTCCGTCAAGTCAATCCTCCTTCGACCGTCCCCGCCAATGATGCCGCGCAGTCGCACCGCAGGCGCTGTTCTGTACGGGTTCCGATGGTGGATCGTCAATCAGGACACCGGGCATGCTTCATCGGAAGATCGCTCGAGTGCCCGATCCGTAGAGCTCGACAGTGCATGTCGCGGACGCGCTAAAGTTCCAGAATGACGAGTGTGGGCGTCGTGGCCGTCTGGCACGGTGCAGAAGGTTGGGGCGTCATCGAATTGTCGGACACTCCCACCGGATGCTGGGTGCATTTCAGCAATATCTGGACACTGAATCATCCGCCTCTCGCCCGCGGGGAATCGATCCAAGTCCGTGGAC
Protein-coding sequences here:
- a CDS encoding protein-L-isoaspartate O-methyltransferase family protein, which translates into the protein MRLRGIIGGDGRRRIDLTENGTAEVRASFVRDVLGSLPGLDARIVEAFRSVDRAAYLDRFRMPGKPDWIDASQPLSAGAAAAIYRDQALATLTAENGMPSSSSTTPSLMLLMLHALSVAPGDRVLEIGTATGYNAALLAHLVTDAGSVVTIDSKPEIAARAAAALETGGITNVQVRAGDGGAAEEILRGVFDRLIATVGCATVPSQWWDCLTEDGVAVVPLRHGEAHPLCRLRKGTEPGHWYGAFTAAANFMLADGDTLHRPRGAEHRVQLTEEQHLLDTGLGCHPSQGWAVDFFLALQAPHLKRITVKTAGPTPQIHAGCGIADQHGNIVLVSWGRLMATTGPDSPAVRELAGHLTAWKNLGCPSIGHYDIEILPHNATDIPTPLAGRRWTQPDRHATRIVTLRT
- a CDS encoding TolB family protein, which produces MRLSRLLPVLVAASVVLTGCADDSPPAPTPVIVSFDDGWGQVFVANVDGSGLRQVTPTVADDMSDGRWGNNAALSPDGAQLAYTRGGRFIEVVDLESGDVRTVHEDGYQPVFSPDGSSIAFSKSDGSISIMNTDGSDLRVIAPAESGSVATFSPDGSRVVFTADGYIVEVPTTGGESKVLLRDQFWNSDPAYSPDGSTLVFSSNRGGNHGSEIYSMPAGGGEITRLTDTYAVHPQFTPDGSRILYTRATTQSGELVVDISTSNSAELASMNPDGSDQKRLTPRSITAQYPSIGGGQ